The following are encoded in a window of Castanea sativa cultivar Marrone di Chiusa Pesio chromosome 9, ASM4071231v1 genomic DNA:
- the LOC142609865 gene encoding type I inositol polyphosphate 5-phosphatase 8, whose product MRTERGKISKSSWPKIIVRKWLNLQSRGDEFYSDSFSLKADKTERRKSCSDKDCYVVVPDKFSGWVMEANDGPGFEPVAPALTDTQNLRMFVGTWNVGGKSPHEGLNLKDWLRSPAPADIYVLGFQEIVPLNAGNVLGAEDYGPATKWLSLIRQALNTKDAEFPQYNNNATGAELSPQDDEHGSLKPRLSFSDLLSLEDELGIEDFQKMVNSNVNMEECSPGSPFKSEQGGSTQQRFCLAASKQMVGIFLCVWVRADLYKHISNLKVSCVGRGIMGYLGNKGSISISMTLYQTTFCFVCTHLTSGEKDGDEARRNSDVVEILKKTRFSHSSRGPEQPIPPDTILEHDKIIWLGDLNYRLAVGCGNMHDLLRKHDWEALLEKDQLRIEQRAGRVFKGWEEGRIYFPPTYKYLTNSNSYVVQTSKSKEKRRTPAWCDRILWKGEGLKQIWYLRGESKFSDHRPVYSLFSVLIDIANKHKPTSTTSTKFCTNRLSTNTALSTTCAAKVQAEELLLVSRTRSCIHTASRF is encoded by the exons aTGAGAACCGAGCGTGGGAAGATCTCCAAG TCTTCTTGGCCGAAAATTATCGTGAGAAAATGGCTAAATCTACAGAGCAGAGGGGACGAGTTTTACTccgattctttttctttaaaag CAGATAAAACCGAGAGGAGGAAAAGTTGCTCGGACAAAGACTGCTACGTCGTCGTTCCGGACAAGTTTTCAG GTTGGGTGATGGAGGCAAATGATGGGCCAGGGTTTGAACCAGTAGCACCAGCTTTGACAGATACACAAAACCTCAG GATGTTCGTGGGGACATGGAATGTTGGAGGAAAATCGCCCCACGAGGGCTTGAACCTGAAAGATTGGCTGAGGTCCCCTGCACCTGCTGACATCTACGTTCTTGG GTTTCAAGAAATTGTCCCTCTAAATGCCGGGAACGTACTGGGCGCAGAGGATTACGGCCCAGCTACCAAGTGGCTTTCCCTCATTCGCCAAGCTCTGAACACAAAAGACGCTGAATTTCCACAATATAACAACAATGCCACTGGTGCAGAACTTTCACCACAGGATGATGAGCATGGGAGCTTGAAGCCAAGGCTGAGCTTCTCAGACTTACTTTCATTAGAAGATGAACTTGGCATAGAGGATTTCCAAAAAATGGTGAACTCAAATGTGAATATGGAAGAATGCTCGCCGGGCTCACCATTCAAATCCGAACAAGGTGGCTCAACTCAGCAACGTTTCTGCCTAGCAGCGAGCAAGCAAATGGTGGGAATCTTCTTATGCGTGTGGGTTCGAGCCGATCTTTACAAACATATTAGTAATTTGAAGGTCTCCTGCGTTGGCAGAGGCATCATGGGATATCTTGGGAATAAG GGTTCAATATCAATCAGCATGACATTGTACCAGACAACATTCTGCTTTGTATGTACCCACTTAACCTCCGGGGAGAAAGACGGCGACGAGGCCAGAAGAAATTCAGATGTGGtggaaattttaaagaaaacaaggTTTTCACATTCATCTAGAGGTCCTGAACAGCCAATACCTCCTGATACCATATTGGAGCATGA CAAGATTATTTGGCTTGGGGATTTGAATTATCGGCTTGCGGTTGGTTGTGGTAACATGCATGATCTACTAAGGAAGCATGATTGGGAGGCACTTTTAGAGAAGGATCAG CTAAGAATAGAGCAGAGAGCTGGTCGAGTATTCAAAGGTTGGGAAGAGGGAAGAATATATTTTCCCCCTACCTACAAGTACCTCACCAATTCTAACAGTTACGTTGTCCAAACCTCTAAATCTAAAGAGAAACGACGAACTCCTGCCTG GTGTGACCGCATTTTGTGGAAAGGTGAAGGGCTAAAACAAATATGGTACCTTCGAGGGGAGTCGAAATTCTCAGACCACAGACCTGTCTATTCACTATTCTCAGTCCTAATAGACATAGCAAACAAACACAAGCCAACCAGTACCACATCCACCAAATTCTGCACAAATAGACTGTCAACAAACACTGCCTTGTCAACCACATGTGCAGCTAAAGTTCAAGCCGAAGAACTTTTGTTAGTTAGCAGAACACGAAGCTGCATACACACTGCGTCCAGGTTTTGA